The proteins below come from a single Stomoxys calcitrans chromosome 1, idStoCalc2.1, whole genome shotgun sequence genomic window:
- the LOC131995954 gene encoding uncharacterized protein LOC131995954 yields MYSNSTDYKLARRLQSMSDHEISDLQRPDKLEMIREKVKRKMHEAYERSSERYNKRARVVRFLPGQEVYRRNTVLSDFAKDRNAKFCKKFLKCRIVRPVGNNMYELETLHGKALGTYHVKDIQI; encoded by the coding sequence ATGTATTCTAATAGCACAGACTATAAATTGGCACGAAGATTACAATCTATGTCCGATCATGAGATATCTGATTTACAGCGGCCGGATAAATTGGAAATGATCAGAGAAAAGGTGAAAAGGAAAATGCATGAGGCCTATGAAAGAAGTTCTGAGAGGTATAATAAACGAGCACGCGTTGTTAGATTCCTACCCGGTCAAGAAGTATATCGCCGTAATACtgtattgtctgattttgccaaagaTCGTAATGCCAAGTTTTGTAAGAAGTTTTTGAAGTGTCGAATCGTTAGACCTGTCGGCAATAACATGTATGAACTTGAAACATTGCATGGCAAGGCTTTAGGTACGTATCATGTTAaagatattcaaatatag